In the genome of Acidovorax sp. 69, the window ACTCCAGCCAGCGGCCGGTGAGCAGGAAGAAGACGAACATGGTCAAGGAGTCGTAATAAACCTCCTTGCCAAAAATGCCACCCGGATCAAACGTGCCGGCAGTACTGACCAGGAAAGTGATCGCCATGCCCAACGCCACCGGCAGGTCCATACTGACCCGGCGCAGCCGCACATCGCGCAACGCACTGGCAAAGAAGGGGCCACACGAGAAAACCACCATGGGCAAGGAGATCACCCAGGAAGCCCAGCGCAGCAATTGCTCCATCTCCCCCGTCAGATCGCCCGGCTGCGCCACATAGGCAGGCCATGCATACATCATCACCTGCATCATGCAAAAGCCTGCCACCAGCCAGCGCCACAGCGCACGGCGACTCTCACGCAGGCGTTGCCCACGCGCAAAGGCGTCCATAGCGGGCATGGCGCGATAGCCTGCGTTCTGCACCGCCTTCATCCACTGCGAGGGAAGCACCTGGCCCGGCTGCCACACCACCCGCGCCCGGCGCGTGGCAGAACTCACGTCGGCCTGCAATACCCCTGGCACGGCGCGCAAGGCATCTTCAATGGTGAGCGCGCAGGCGGCGCAATGCATGCCATCGAGCACCACCTGCGAATCCCACGCGGTGGATGCAGGGTCCAGAGGCGCACCGCCATCGGCGGCCGCAGCCAGCGGGCCGCCCGCCGAGGTGCAGGGGCGACCAAACGCCAGCCATTCCTGCGGATCGTCCAACAATTGCGTCTGTGTGGCTGGCGCCGGGTCAGTCGCACCATCAAACAAGTGCACCGGATGTGAAGCCGGCGCACCGGGTCGAAACATTGACATGGTTCAAGCCTATCTTTGGGACATGACAGGTACATTGACCTGCATCAAGTCCCGGAACATGATTCATCCTAAGCTTGTTACATCACTTTGAGGAGCCCTATATGTACAAACGCATCCTGATTGCAACGGACGGTTCGGCCTTGTCTGACAAGGCGGTGGAACATGGTCTGTCTCTGGCCGAACTCACAGGCGCTACCGTGGTAGCGCTCAAGGTGGTGCCCCGCTACCCACGCAGCTACTTTGAGGGTGGCATGCCCGTCGACATGAACGACGTGAAACGCATTGAATCCCAATGGGGCGACGCAGCACAGGCCATGGTTGACGGCGTGAAGGCCAAGGGCGGTGCCCAGGGCGTGACGGTAAAGGCCGTCGTTGCCAAGTCGGACCTGGTGGCAGAAGCCGTCATCTCTGCCGCCAAGAAGCACAAGTGCGACCTGATCGTGATGGCTTCACATGGTCGCAAAGGCCTCAAGCGCCTGTTGCTGGGCAGCGAAACGCAGCATGTCCTGACGCACTCGCACATTCCCGTGCTGGTGTTGCGTTAAGCACAAAAATGGCCTCCGGCGCATATCCTTAAAGCGCTAGCAGCTACAAAATAAATAGCAAACCCCAAGGTGACTTCCGTCGCCTTGGGGTTTTTCATGGGTGGCGCCTGCCCCAGCGCGTCAGTGATTGCCCAGGTACAGCTGCGCCATGCGCTCGTCGGCGAGCAAACCCTGGGCCGGGCCCTGCAGCACGCACCGCCCCTGGTCCAGGATGTAACCCTGCTGGCTGATCTGCAGCGCCTGCCGTGCGCGCTGCTCCACCATCAGCACCGCCACACCCGCTGCGGGCAGCTTTTGCACCATGTCAAACACCTTGCCTACCAGCGAGGGGGCCAGCGCGGCGGTGGGCTCATCGAGCACCATGATGCGCGGTGACGGCATGAGGGCACGGGCAAAGGCCAGCTGCTGGCGCTCGCCGCCCGAGAGGTTGCTCGCCGGTTGTGACAGGCGCTCGACCAGCGCCGGAAAGTCCGCAAGCACCTCGTCCATGCGGCGCTTGATGTTCGCCACGCCCCGCACCACCAACAGGTTCTCGCGCACGGTGAGGGACGGGAACACATTGGCCACCTGCGGAACATAGGCCAGGCCCGCGTCAAAACGGTCTTCGGCCGACAGGGCCGTGATGTCGCGCCCGCCCAGGTGGATGGTGCCCGCCACGCGCGGCAGCAGGCCCAGCAGCGCCTTGACCAGCGTGGACTTGCCTGCTCCGTTGGTGCCCGCAATCGTCACGATCTCGCCCGGAGCAACGACCAGGTCGATGCCGTGGATGATGTCCACCTCCGAGTAGCCACCGCGCAGCTGCGCAATCTGTAGCAGCTTGCCTGCGTCGCTCATACCACCCCTCCCATATAGGCTTCTTGCACGCGCGGATCGTCCAGCACGGTGTGCGGGTCACCCTCGGCCAGAATGCTCCCCCGGTCCATCACGATCATGCGGTTCGATAGCGCCTTGAGCGCCTGCAGGTGGTGCTCAATCACGATGAACGCGATGCCCTGCCCGTTCAGCTCGCGCACGCGGTCGCAAATCTCTTCGATGAGCACCGGGTTGACCCCGGCAAACGGCTCGTCGAGCAGGATGCAGCGCGGGTCCAGCATCAGCACCCGGCCCAGCTCCACCAGCTTTTTTTGCCCGCCCGACAAGCCCCCCGCCTTCACATCGCGCACTCGTGCCAGGTTCAAGAACTGCAGGATGCCGTCGGCCTTGGCCGCCAGCTGTGCCTCGTGCTCACGCAGGCTGCGGGTCTGGAAAAATGCATTCAACAGCCGCTCACCCTGTGGGTTGGCGGCGGCTGCCATCAGGTTCTCGTGCACCGTGAGGCTTTTGAACTCGCGCGGTATCTGGAACGTGCGTACCAGCCCCAACCTGGCACGGCGGTACGGGGGCATGCGCGTGATGTCCTGCCCTTCAAAGCGGATCTGGCCCGCATCGGCAGGCTGCTGCCCGGCAATGGCCGCAAACAGGGTGCTCTTGCCCGCACCGTTGGTGCCCGCAATGCCCAGAATCTCGCCCGCAGCCAGTTGCAGCGACACCCCATCGACCGCCTTGAAGCCCCCGAATTGCCGCGTGACGGCCTCTACTTTCAGCATCGTTGTTGCGGTCATTGGGATTTGCCTCCAAACAGGCCGTTGGGCTTGTACAAGGTGACCAGGATCAGCGCCAGGCCCACCGCCGCCAGGCGCAGGCTGGCCATGCCGACCTCCGACACGCCGGGCACCCAGTCTTTGGCAAAACGCGAGCCTTCCAGGAACACCATCAGCAACAGCGAGCCAAACACCGCGCCGCGCACCGTGCCAGAGCCGCCCATCACCAAGCCCATCCACACATAAAAGGTAATGAGCGGGATAAATTGCTCGGGGGTGATGAAGGTGATGAAGTGCGCATAGAACGCCCCCGCCACCCCGGCCAGCGCCGCCCCCAGCATGAACACCTGCACCTTGAACCAGGCCGGGTCCTTGCCCAGAGCCGCCAGCGCGGGCTCATCGTCGCCAATCGCCTTGAGCAACCGCCCAAACGGGCTGGCGGCCAAGCGCACCGTGCCCCAGGCCACTACAGCAACCACCACCAGCAAGGTGGCAAACATGGCCATGTCAGACGCACCCCCGCCCCAGGACGCAAACGCCTTGGGCAAACCAGGCAAGCCCTGCACACCCTTCGTGAGCCAGCTTTCTTGCTGGATGGAGATGCGCACGGCCTCCGAAAAGCCCAGCGTCACGATGGCCAGGTAGTCGTCTCGCAGGCGAAGCGACAGCAGGCCAATCGGCAAGGCAAGCAGGCCCGACACCACGCCCGCCGCCACAAAACACAGCACCAGCGGCACGCCTTGCAGCGACAGCAGGCCCGAGGTGTAGGCGCCCACGGCAAAAAAAGCCACGACACCAAAGTTGACCAGCCGGGTCAGCCCGAACTGCAGATTCAGGCCCAGCGCCAGCAGGCAGTAGATGAGCGCGATGATGCCAATGGCACACAGGTAAGCAATCATGAATCGGACCCCTTACCGCACCAATTGCACACGGCCCATGATGCCCGCCGGGCGCACCAGCAGCACCAGCGCCAACACCACAAACGACAGCACCAGCTTGTACGACGGCCCCATGAGCGGCACCGCCAGCTCTTGCGCCACACACAGCAGCAGCGCACCCAGCACCGCGCCCACCGGGCTACCGATGCCGCCCAGCACCATGGCCGCAAAGGCGGGGATCAGGCTCTCCCACCCCATCTCGGGGCTGACCACGGCCTTCATGCCCAGCAGCACGCCACCCAGCGACGACAACGCGCCCACCAGCAGCCACAGGCTGAGCATGAGCCCGTTGGCACGGATACCGCTGGCCCGCGCCAGGTCTGCACTGTCGGCCACGGCGCGCAGTTGGCGGCCAAAGCTGGTGCGATAAATCAGCACAAACACCACCGCCAGGCTGACGGCAGCCACGGCCGCAATGGCCAGGTCGGTGGGCAGGATGCGAATGCCGCCAAAGTTCCAGGCGCGCACCAGGGGCAAGTCAAACGTACGCTGGTCATGGCCCGCAAAAAAGCCGATCAGGCTGCGCAGCAAAAACCCGAGGCCAATCGCCGCGAGCATGGACGACACCATGGGCCGCCCCGCCAGCTTGCGAAAAATCAGCGTGTACGAGCCCGCCGACACCAGGGCCGTGACCACCATGCTGATGAGCGCCGCCGCCCACAGCGGCCAGCCTCCCAGCAACTGCACCGCCACGGCCGCGTAGGCCCCGGTGGTCAGCATGTCGCCCGTGGCTGCATTGGGAAAGCGGTTGACGCCCATCACCAGGGTCATGGCCAGTGCGGGCAATGCCACCACCAGCCCTTCGATCAATCCATTGATCAGTAGATTTACAAAGTCGATCCAGGTCATTGCGTCATTCCGTCATCCCGCGCGCATCTCGCCCTGCGCATTCAAAAATTAAGGCCCGGGGCCCACACTGCGTGGGCACACCGGGCCTGCGCCATCACATCGTGATGGACACCACGTCGCGGCGCACCAGCTGGCCCTTTTCAATGACGAAAACGCCGAAGTCGGGCGTGGCATCGCCAAACTTGTCGAAGTCGAGCTTGCTGGAAGCGCCTTCGTAGTTCACCTTGGCCTTCTTGCCCAGCTGCGCCTTGCCATCGGCGAACGAGTACACGGCGGTGCCGGGCGCGTTGGACACTTCGCGCAGCTTGGCATTGATTTGCTCCACCGTGGCCTTGGGGCCGGCGGCCTCCATGGCCAGGGCCAGAGAGATCACCATGTCGTAGGCCATGGCAGCGTAGATATTGGTGGAAACCGGCTTGCCCGTGGCCTTGGTGAAGGCTGCATCGAACTGCGCGTACGACGTGCTTTTTTCGTTGGAGACTGTCTCCACCGAAATGATGCCTTCGCACACTTCAGCGCCCAGCGCCTTCACCAGGTCAGGATTGGCCGCCCAGCCGGGGATGACCCATTTGTTGTCGGCGCCCGCTTGGAACCATTCGCGCAGGATGATGGTGGTGTCGGGCAGGTACGAGCCCATCACGATCACATCGGGCTTGGCCGCCAGAATTTTTTGCAACTCGCTGCGGTAGCTGGGGCGGCTCGGCTCATACGTGACGTGCGCCGCCACCTTGCCGCCACGCTTTTCCCACGCCTTGGTGAAGCCCTCCACATTGCCCAGGCCCGAGGCGTTGTTGAACGCCATGGTGGCAGGCCGCTTGAAGCCGCGCTTGGTGCAGATCTCGGCAAACGCTGCGCCAAAACGGTCGTTGGTGGCCTGAAAACGCCACACCAGGTCCTTGGTGTCCAGCGTAGAGATGGCGGGTGCGCCCGACACGTTCATCTGAATGAGGCCCGCCGCATCGGTCAGCGGCATCACCGCCAGCGTCACGCCCGAGGCCCAGGTGCCCAGCACGGCCTGCACCTTGTTCACTTCGATCAGCTTCTTGGCGGCCAACACGGCGGCGTCAGGCTTGGTCTGGTCGTCTTCCGTGAAGAGTTCGAGCTTGCGGCCGCCCGCACCGCCAGCGGCAT includes:
- a CDS encoding universal stress protein, translated to MYKRILIATDGSALSDKAVEHGLSLAELTGATVVALKVVPRYPRSYFEGGMPVDMNDVKRIESQWGDAAQAMVDGVKAKGGAQGVTVKAVVAKSDLVAEAVISAAKKHKCDLIVMASHGRKGLKRLLLGSETQHVLTHSHIPVLVLR
- a CDS encoding ABC transporter ATP-binding protein; the encoded protein is MSDAGKLLQIAQLRGGYSEVDIIHGIDLVVAPGEIVTIAGTNGAGKSTLVKALLGLLPRVAGTIHLGGRDITALSAEDRFDAGLAYVPQVANVFPSLTVRENLLVVRGVANIKRRMDEVLADFPALVERLSQPASNLSGGERQQLAFARALMPSPRIMVLDEPTAALAPSLVGKVFDMVQKLPAAGVAVLMVEQRARQALQISQQGYILDQGRCVLQGPAQGLLADERMAQLYLGNH
- a CDS encoding ABC transporter ATP-binding protein is translated as MTATTMLKVEAVTRQFGGFKAVDGVSLQLAAGEILGIAGTNGAGKSTLFAAIAGQQPADAGQIRFEGQDITRMPPYRRARLGLVRTFQIPREFKSLTVHENLMAAAANPQGERLLNAFFQTRSLREHEAQLAAKADGILQFLNLARVRDVKAGGLSGGQKKLVELGRVLMLDPRCILLDEPFAGVNPVLIEEICDRVRELNGQGIAFIVIEHHLQALKALSNRMIVMDRGSILAEGDPHTVLDDPRVQEAYMGGVV
- a CDS encoding branched-chain amino acid ABC transporter permease: MIAYLCAIGIIALIYCLLALGLNLQFGLTRLVNFGVVAFFAVGAYTSGLLSLQGVPLVLCFVAAGVVSGLLALPIGLLSLRLRDDYLAIVTLGFSEAVRISIQQESWLTKGVQGLPGLPKAFASWGGGASDMAMFATLLVVVAVVAWGTVRLAASPFGRLLKAIGDDEPALAALGKDPAWFKVQVFMLGAALAGVAGAFYAHFITFITPEQFIPLITFYVWMGLVMGGSGTVRGAVFGSLLLMVFLEGSRFAKDWVPGVSEVGMASLRLAAVGLALILVTLYKPNGLFGGKSQ
- a CDS encoding branched-chain amino acid ABC transporter permease — encoded protein: MTWIDFVNLLINGLIEGLVVALPALAMTLVMGVNRFPNAATGDMLTTGAYAAVAVQLLGGWPLWAAALISMVVTALVSAGSYTLIFRKLAGRPMVSSMLAAIGLGFLLRSLIGFFAGHDQRTFDLPLVRAWNFGGIRILPTDLAIAAVAAVSLAVVFVLIYRTSFGRQLRAVADSADLARASGIRANGLMLSLWLLVGALSSLGGVLLGMKAVVSPEMGWESLIPAFAAMVLGGIGSPVGAVLGALLLCVAQELAVPLMGPSYKLVLSFVVLALVLLVRPAGIMGRVQLVR
- a CDS encoding ABC transporter substrate-binding protein produces the protein MQRRNFVKLGGAAAALQCLPSIGFSQQGDVFRIGSLTPITGAGSPYGPGMQQAIRLAVDEVNAAGGAGGRKLELFTEDDQTKPDAAVLAAKKLIEVNKVQAVLGTWASGVTLAVMPLTDAAGLIQMNVSGAPAISTLDTKDLVWRFQATNDRFGAAFAEICTKRGFKRPATMAFNNASGLGNVEGFTKAWEKRGGKVAAHVTYEPSRPSYRSELQKILAAKPDVIVMGSYLPDTTIILREWFQAGADNKWVIPGWAANPDLVKALGAEVCEGIISVETVSNEKSTSYAQFDAAFTKATGKPVSTNIYAAMAYDMVISLALAMEAAGPKATVEQINAKLREVSNAPGTAVYSFADGKAQLGKKAKVNYEGASSKLDFDKFGDATPDFGVFVIEKGQLVRRDVVSITM